One Jaculus jaculus isolate mJacJac1 chromosome 4, mJacJac1.mat.Y.cur, whole genome shotgun sequence genomic window, GACAAGCTTGATCAAGatgcaagcatacacacacacacacacacacacacacacacacacccctctaaTGCTAAAGCTCAGAGGAGCATGATGAGCAAACGGTGGAAGACCTGCTCCTCACTACCTTAACTCAGGTGACTGAAGCTTTTCATTGGTCTTGATGTGATTGATGCCATCATTCCTCATTGTTTAGACATCTATGTACAGAGCATGCATTTTTCAACTTTCCATCAACACTCATTAATGATTTCTCTATGAAATATCTTAAATTAAGACTGAATGGGTAAATGAATTCCCCAAAGTATTCAATTCCAATTTGAAGTAGGGAAGGGAGTGATATTTCACTGCCCAGCAATCCCCACACAGTCCTTTCCTCCAGTTCCATGACACTGTCTCTCACCAGCCACCTTCCTTCCCAAGGCTGTGTCTCTGTCCCAACCTCCACAGCGCCTTCTTCACATCCTGGTTCCGCAGACTGTAGATGAGGGGGTTGAGCATCGGGATGACCAGGGTGTAGAAGACGGAGACCACCTTGCCCTGCTCCATGGACGCCACGGCACCAGGCTGTGCATACATGACAAACACAGTCCCATAAAACAGGGACACAGCTGTCATATGAGAGCCGCAGGTGGAGAAGAGCTTGTGTCGCCCTGACCCTGAGCGCATGCTGAGGATGGTCACGGTGATGTAGCCATAGGAGATGAGGACCACGAGGGTGGTGCTCACAATGATGAGTCCACAGATACCAAACATGACGAGCTCATTGACAACCGTGTTGGCACATGCAATCTGCAACAGTGGGGGCACATCACAGAAGAAGTGGTTGATGCGGTTGGATCTGCAGAAGGGCAGCTGGAACGTGAGGCTGGTCTGCACGATGGAGTTCAGGCAGCCTCCACAGTAGGTGCCCAGAACCAGGCGGGCACAGGTCATGGGGGACATAGTCACAGGGTACCTCAGAGGACTACAGATGGCCACAAAGCGGTCATAGGCCATCACTGCTAACAGGAAACCCTCAGTAGTGActagtagagagaaaaagaagaactgGGTGGCACAGCCTGCAAAAGTGATGACcttggaggcagagaggaagttGGCCATGGCATTGGGGGCAATGACGGAAGAGTAGCAGAGGTCAACGAAGGACAGGCTCttcaggaagaagtacatgggggaGTGCAGGCGGGCATCCACGGTGATGAGGACGATCATGGTGAGGTTCCCCAGGACGGTCACCGTGTACAGGAGCAGGAAGACGGCAAAGAGCAGGGCCTGGGTCTCCACACCGCCCCCAAATCCCTCCAGCACAAATTCCTGCCAGGGCGCTGCTGACAAGTTCCCATTTCTGTGGACTGGCATGGCCATGAGCTGGGACAGCTGCAGAGAGGATggtggaggcagagagggaacagGTCACACTCCTACTGCTGCATGTGCCGTGGAGCGCAGGGACCCGTTGGTGACATCATCAAGAGCTCACCAGCTGCTTAGATCTCCTTCCAGATGGACTCACCTGGCCTGAAAGGGGACGTTTCCTCTGGTTTAGTTAATTCCTGAGCATGTGCTGAGTCCCCCTGTGCAGGAGCCTGAGCTGTGCTCTGGGATGCAAAGAGACATCAGAGCTGAGTGACTCTCAGGACATGCAGTGCTCAGTGCCTGCCTCAGAGTCACCCGTCCTCCCCTCCTCACGAGATGTTCCTGAGCCAGGGAGCCATTGGTGCAGCTGGCTTCTGAGTGTCTTCCTGCACTTCCCTGGCCTCATCTTTCTCAGTGATTCAGGCATGGACATAAGGGCCACCATCCTAGAAATGGGCTCTGTAATACTTCTGTCATCAGGTCTAGACACAGAGCAAGGGGTGGC contains:
- the LOC101617563 gene encoding olfactory receptor 12-like, which codes for MAMPVHRNGNLSAAPWQEFVLEGFGGGVETQALLFAVFLLLYTVTVLGNLTMIVLITVDARLHSPMYFFLKSLSFVDLCYSSVIAPNAMANFLSASKVITFAGCATQFFFFSLLVTTEGFLLAVMAYDRFVAICSPLRYPVTMSPMTCARLVLGTYCGGCLNSIVQTSLTFQLPFCRSNRINHFFCDVPPLLQIACANTVVNELVMFGICGLIIVSTTLVVLISYGYITVTILSMRSGSGRHKLFSTCGSHMTAVSLFYGTVFVMYAQPGAVASMEQGKVVSVFYTLVIPMLNPLIYSLRNQDVKKALWRLGQRHSLGKEGGW